The Phaseolus vulgaris cultivar G19833 chromosome 10, P. vulgaris v2.0, whole genome shotgun sequence DNA window ATTTACTTGATCATTATAGTTGACAGTTTAAAATTACTGCAACTTCCAAAGCATTGGTTAAAATCACGTGGCTTCCAAGAACAGTGTATCTTATCCGCCTGTGAACCCCTTTCAGAGCACttttgatggaggagggcccaagctcaccacacgatgaaagccaagcctctaagactagacggtctagcctatgatgaggagcgtctagactcaaaaaggagcgtctagcccatgaagaggagcgtctaggccatgatgaggagcggctacataaggagcgtctaggccatgatgaggattccttctagaccgtctagcttcacatacacatgggtcaaagctacggttttgggaagagaagacctttgtaattgttacataaaggcccattaggggtgcttagtaattagagtagtgtagaaagcatatttgtgtgaacattctagaaagaccatggagggggtgagcataaaaactagacacacccctccccatgtgctcatttgtgcacccatgtgccatgtgcacccatgtgcttcacatttacatttcatttggctagcattagggttgcattatggtcctccttagcctataaaaggaggagcctacaccttgtattttcaagtttaattgagtaaggttatgctgccatttttgtgcactagctttacttctcctagaaatctaggctataaacttcaatcctttcacctttctcccttgagctggccgaaccactcaaacaccacactcatcatgcaccttcaaagccaacacaactcctaggagggctttgtttcactcacccattgcttccgcatcacttttactactttgattcaagaagaacacatgaaatgccatcatttggtatcatgagctttggttcttcaagatgagtagctccttgttttttaaattttagttcttctttatttcatattgtcatttactttccttacttgtcttgctgattttttacattttaatttgttcttggtgtgctttgtggaagatccaaccgaagcactcttgttcatttgatcttgaacaagttcttgtgcaatttgtgataggattccatacacctttgtgttgctattttgttttaggctttgagtctttattgctttcattattttgcttcatattatgctttgagtctttaattttctgaatctatacatgttttgtcaagtcatgttcatccatattgtcaacaattcatagtagtccttttatttggcttatttgtttcttgattttgggtctctttattttgcttgaatctgctgttctttgctcctttggtgccttttttatttttagtttgagttcatattgtgtttagatcatacacaattctatttcacaaatttccattgtgtctaaactttggtatcttgctgtttttgtttccagttttcagattcccctgtttacaccttctctgttttggctgttttaacccagaaaaatatttccacccataggaaaattctgattttctggaaaatgcaagtttaaagtgttatagaaaagacaaaaaaagaatgaggtcaaaagaagcaacagaaaaaaaatgataaatcttacaaaatcagagtgcaaatcttgagcgctccagctggcctaaccgaacaccaattttgcaaaatttattaaaaaaaatggtgcatccgttttgagtgaatccaaagccagattttagataagatcctgaatatcttgcataacaaatttcagagccaaattccaaaaatacagatcagcataaatcggggaacaaacacgttttctggcccacaacattttccagtggtgctgttttttttatttggtcatctaatctagtgcttttctttaggaattcttttgtgtgccaaccttttattgagtacctttaattgtttgctttaatttcttgaatctctttctaagttgtcatattataaatccttttggtggtactgttttctttcaattaaatttgtttcttgcttttgttccttgacctctctttttgggtgctggaatttaatttctcccttggtgcttatgtgcatggaatttgacttggtttaaggtttagcctttgtgaataggtgctggaaattggagaattaaagccaacattctaaggaggagacaaagccaaagccgaaacaagctttcttgaaacaaacactacaaacacttaggagatcaacaatcaagacaacaaagaagtgcactaaccaaaaggaggaacaacaaagggagttttctcttatttcctttgcaacttggtttattgttaattaccttgttaattacgtttagacggtgagtgtgtcttcaagggctcaaagtgtccaagaagcctcacctagggccgaatagtatagcatttttgcttagtaattgttacttgtttgtaattgcttttcttttgctttcatagctacgttttgcatgtttatttttgtttaatttgtgtgctaaaccgactagctttgattgcatagttagcttgcattgttttcttgcatttatttctcaacttaattgtgttctaagtggtttactaagagaaagttttgtgtgaagacattgagggatagtttttggctaaggcaaaggcttggtatttaagtagtcctttgtgactcacctcccttacctggaaaactaccttctttgactttcctaagttttctcaaggtaaaatacttgtatacacaaagctttagccatgccttcttcttctcattctacaaagtctattggaagtgaattaaaatctttaaaaactcttttgaaagaagtttcacaaactgtgcaatcaattgcttatagacaattggagagtgagactaaacttaatgttttgactaaagcaaagaatgagaagtctcaattttcaaaaaaattacattctcatgcatctagctctaaacatcatgattatcttggggaagaaagtcttcggaaaaatgaatatcatcaacaattccctaggagagctaggaaagagagacaagaaaacctaatcaagcatatctctcacactccagctagagaaattccatgtttagaataccttggcaatgatcaattagcatctcaatgtttcaatgaaagatctatgatcttaagggacaaagatgagaatagtagccaagaaaaagaagctagtgagagtgaagaaaatgtaaaaatagaaaagcaagagaaaaaccttgggaaacaaaaggcgtgggagaagagtgttccttcccacaaggtcattcaacaagaaggaaaagttgaaaatacatttgaaaatatacctcttgttgaaaaacctagccttaccttttgtaaaggaacacttgcaagcctagaaaaaaaagaagaatccttaaaaaaggtttgcatagataaaaatatagtagattattttacatacatgccaagatatcaccaagtgaaggtcaagtcatctataggcatctacaaagacaattttttatgtgaagtagtgcctaaagaaacttgtcatgtcttattgagacaacctttgcaaagaattgaaatttccatgaacaaaggttgtatcaacgagactaccttcacacataaaagagaaattcttcatgaaggagaactcatgggtcaaattagagttgataaaactctagagcttttaaaaggaaaattaatgtcacccatgagaaaagatgttcaaagacattaccctagatacattccgtgttttaaaaatacatctaaggcgatgtctcatgaactctatactccttcaccttttgcaaatgatccttgggaagacataagcctaaatttcatattagatcttcctaggacaataaaaggttttgattccattttcatggaagtggataaactcttcttaagaaaagtgacaagcctccatgatttattttcaaaaataagggatagagctccaaaatttgaaaacatagctctcccttccatgcttcacgaaatcatgagggacatccacaattcttgggataagaatccttttccttataatcatgcatacaatggagtagtccacaagattactcatatctctccatttgaagttgtatgtgaacatagtcctcttgcctttttaaagttgtcaccatttcctaaagggattatgcctaaggaaaaagtaactacttttggaaattttagaaaacataagaggattagaaggcacctacaaccatcaaaagggaagcattgtgagaagttgaccaaaacaagagaaaaacaaagatggcaacatcacacaattaattgttctccaaatactcactctaactcctttgctttgtttcaagattctcataggttgatatttgatccgggaggacacaccttgacgaagcaagaggctgctatccgagatcaagttagcaaatctgaggatagatcttttcccgaaggaggagatgatggacaccatccagccacaacaagccccctcaaaagcaaaagctttggatttgaggacaaatccttttcaagagggaggggatgatggaggagggcccaagctcaccacacgatgaaagccaagcctctaagactagacggtctagcctatgatgaggagcgtctagcccatgaagaggagcgtctaggccatgatgaggagcggctacataaggagcgtctaggccatgatgaggattccttctagaccgtctagcttcacatacacatgggtcaaagctacggttttggaaagagaagacctttgtaattgttacataaaggcccattaggggtgcttagtaattagagtagtgtagaaagcatatttgtgtgaacattctagaaagaccatggagggggtgagcataaaaactagacacacccctccccatgtgctcatttgtgcacccatgtgccatgtgcacccatgtgcttcacatttacatttcatttggctagcattagggttgcattatggtcctccttagcctataaaaggaggagcctacaccttgtattttcaagtttaattgagtaaggttatgctgccatttttgtgcactagctttacttctcctagaaatctaggctataaacttcaatcctttcacctttctcccttgagctggtcgaaccactcaaacaccacactcatcatgcaccttcaaagccaacacaactcctaggagggctttgtttcactcacccattgcttccgcatcacttttactactttgattcaagaagaacacatgaaatgccatcaacTTTGCACAATGGAGCTATCATATATCTTTTTCTGAGCTAGCGACAGCTCCACTTAAACACCTAAAGAAGGTCTTTGAGAAAACTTCTATTGAGAGTTTCAGACATGTTATTAAGCATTTCATTGATCAGGTGAGTAAAGTAATCATGTTTTCCTGTTTGTCTATTTAGAATATTACATGCCATCTTGAATTTTGACATTTAGTTGAATGTCTGTAAGACTAGTTGAATCTTGAAGTCACTATCACATAGTAAACTGGCTATCATTGCTGTAAGTTCTGTTATGAGTGCAGTTTAGATTACCCTGTTCTGTCATCAATTTTACAACATGTTACTTGATCACCACtattgcttttctattttttgtttttcctgTTGGTACAGTTTGTCATCATTGAAACCTTTGACAGGTATGATGCTTGCATGGATGTGACTGATAGTGATCACAAATTTGTCCAGTGTAAATTCAATGTAAAAATTTCTCATATTGATAGATCAATAAGGAGAAAGGAGTTTGGGGTGATTATGAAATCAAATGAGAAAATAAGATCTGTTCTTGAAGATTTATGTTATGTTCCAGAAGCCACTCTCAGCCCAAACAGTTTAGTCCTCCAGAACATGGACACTTCGTTCTTGCTTATTACTAACAGAagtacaaaagataaggctatATATAAAATTACTTGTCAAGGCATCTCAATAGTCAAGAATGATGGACATGCACCTGAATATAGTCCAAGAGGTGGCTTTGGCTTTCCTAGATGGCTTGAGGTATTGTATCTTTTACCTTCAGATTCTCTATAATGCACTCCACCCGTTTCAGATTCCCTTctctgaaaatataaaatagtaaacaATTTTCAAACAGATCAAGCTTTCACTGTTAACACAATTGGATTCCTTAATCAAAGTTTGGACTTCGATTTTAGCTTCAGCATAAACTTCATCTGCTCCAaatgggtaatccactaagagAGATTTaggttttattaaaaaattgtttttggtctttataaaattttctttttagttttttgttttagttccttaaaatgtttttctattttaatttaaaaattaaaattaaactttacTGAAAAGGATGTAAAAAAATAGTCTAAACTACCATAAATATTAAAGACTAGAAATAATAcattgtatttatattattattattattattaaacttcAGATTTCCAGCAATTACATTACCGGTGATTTATACTAGAAATAATTTGTTTGGATGATTCCACTAATGACTTCTTGCGCAGCATTCATGAAGGCCTCCATTGGAATTTTAGTATAGTTTTAGTTTAGAGTAAATTATTCCCCTCTGCACCTTATCCTCTCTTATTTTATCATGTATACTCCTTTGAGAAAGAGATGAATATAAATTATTCATAATACCATTGATTTTATGTTTCTTTCAGCTCAAGTATCATAACACGGGTAGAGAGAAGGATTGTCTTCCTCAAGTTGGGCAATGGAACATGATGAACAAGGTACTTGTGTACATtatatgataataatataaaatgtgtgtttttttttatctttaatggtTTAAAGATGTGAGCCATATTAGgttaattagtttttaagttTGAGTGAAATTCTAATACATGCATGGTTACAAGGTGTTTGTCTTTTGAATGACTTTATTAGGGATGTCTGGCTTGTTTTTTTGCAATTAGATTATTTcttaacttttcttttttatgaataataattttctatttctttcagAAAATGGAGAATGGGGGTACTGTTAACAACTGGTTCTGCATAAATTTTTCAAAGAGTGTTCAAGATAGTGTTTCCCGTGGCTTTTGCTATGAACTTGCTCAGATGTGCTATATATCTGGCATGACATGGTTTGTATACATCCTCTTTAATCAAGTGTTATATATCTGGCATGGTTTGTATACATCCTCTTTAATCAATTTGTTTTGCATGCAGCTTGCTTGATTGCTTGACTCATTTGTTTCATGTGATCAGACATTTAATCCCGAGCCAATTGTCACACCGGTTAGTTCTCGCCCTGATCAAGTGGAGAAAGATCTGAAAACCCGTTATCATGATGCAAAGAATAAGCTTCAGGGAAGGGAGCCTGATTTGCTCATTATTATTTTGCCTAACAATAATGGATCTCTTTATGGTTGGTGCATTGACTGTGATCGTtgtaacttgttttttttatgcacACGTATATGtgaaaatatcttaattttgtattattttttgtgtAGGTGACCTCAAATGTATATGTGAGACAATCTTGGACTAGTTTCACAATGTTGTTGGATTAAGCATGTGTTTAAAATGAGCTAGCAGTACCTTGCAAATGTTGCATTGAAAATTAATGTAAAAGTGTATGGGAGAAATACTGACATTTTCTTTAgctatttaaataataatggtGTGTTAAAACTGCAGGTTGTGGCTTCTCAAGATTATCTTGAAATTACAAAGTAGGTTGGTTTAGTCTGGGCCCAAGTTCATAGACAGGAACTCATTTAGGATCTTTTCAAGCAATGGCAAGATCCAGTTAGAGGAATAGTGACTGGTGCTTCATCAcctaataaaataatagaatcaagtaataggatcaagtgctggaagcaaaactgattagggatatgtgtttaattttaaagttGATTATGGATGTATGAACTTTGAGTGTACTTGCAACTTTCATTGACATATTAAAGGCCTTACATATCTCCAACCGCACACCCAAAGAAATTACTCTCTTTGTTACAAGCTACACCTTCTTAGATGAAGGTGCAATAAACATTGTAAAAGTAAATGTTTCTCTTCTAGTAtaagttatataatttttagaGCTAAGTGCAGCAGGAAGGGTGTTTGGTTAATCCAGTTGGATTACCCATATGGTGGTTTGTAAGTGTAGTATGTAGGATTATGAGGATTGATTTGTGTAAGGCTCAGAACACTCCTGAAAGTGTTACTTTCAATGGATTTAattctttgtcgataaaaaacaCCTTCTTAGATGCCTTAACAGTCAGCTTGCATGCATAAgattttctttgtttctttgagaATGAACCTCTTTAGAATAGACCTGCAATCATATACTTTTTCAAACCCTAAGATATATCAAGAATGcatttttaacataaaaatcAACATaatacatcacataaaacaattataacttttcaacatatataaaatatataaattagtataacttttcaacatatataaaatatataaattagtaaGGTCAAAATAATCCTTTACAATACATTCAACACTGTACAACACATAAAGTTATGTCATTAGTGAGGATATGCTTCACAATTCATTATTTACAACTACATTTTCTATACAATATAattcatataataaaataaaacaaataaactaaatatataaattcaatattttctatacaaattttaaatatatatatatataataaccaCGTTGATTTAATTATAGAAACACAttataaaacttgttttttttttaaatccggTCAACCAAAATAAATTCAGTGAGCAAAATCTGACCACAGGGCACAAATTTTCCTTGACCCCAATCTATTAGATGAAATCCTCACATGAACTCTTTTCCTCACTGCCTAAAAAATGTTGAAGATTTTGACATCACTGAACcgattattaataaaatatttatttatgtagaATTCCAAACTCAACTAAACACCTCAAATTTAACAATTAGGTTACAAAACCAAGTTCAACTATCAATGCAAAAACGtatataattctattttataatccCAAACTCTTCTAACAATATTCTTTCACATAATTTCTCCGTTTAATAACTCAACAAAGTTTtaataagtttgagtttaaCGCAAGAAGTTcaaatttacttaaaaaaaacagagaatCATTTTCCCCCCATATAAACTATATACTTAAACACATATTCCTATGGAAAGCACTTATCATGCAcaacccaaaaaaaaaaaatgaaaaaaaaaccttaCATGTACCCTAATAAATAAATCTcttaaagaataatttaaaaagataatatagatttttacaaaataaaatttaaatagttaaacttttctgttcataaatattttaacataacTAGTCATTCTGCCTTCATCAAatctatttaaaattagttgACCACAGATTGTCTTCAATAGTGGGTACcacaatgtttttaaaaaacacGTATCAATACGTAGTAATaagtaattataaattatgtttgtttatgtttgaatATTCTAACCAAATGAGATTTCATCATTTTATATACATAGAAACAAATTGATCATTTAGCCGCCAAATTAATTGGATAACTCTTTTCCTATGTTTCATCACATCAACTTCAAGGATggaatttttcatatttaatgtTATCATCATAGATTAATCAATTAAGAGCACAAAATAATGTACTTATCCTTGAATtgccattttcttttttttgacaaaaaataatttatattttgttctcTTTATTTTCctaaaaatttaaatgtttttttagtccatataaatagattttattttgttttcattcaactaagtttaatatttttttatataaataaataatcacttataattttttactttttaatatattataaacaataattttcattttagtCTTTAGAATaatgactatttttttataaaattttatttaaataaaaattatcccatataaattttttaatagttatatatttatcatgttatatgtaaaaaatattggagacaaaatatattataaattgtgttgagataaaaaaaatgttttttacattataaatattttcaatataatatAGTATACTTAATAATTCTAAAATGCTTAAAACACATTCTACTAATTTTGTCTTTAGAAATGAAAtctatacttttaaaaaataaatcattacaatcatccaaaattatattactaaaataaaaataccaggaataaattataaacatctaaaaaattataattattttcaataaaaagtgttaaaaattatattattgaattaaaaatagaaataatatgtataattatcttataaaaaataattaccttaatttaaacatatattttgCCCTTaattaaactaatatttttattattttaatattaaacttaCCATGTTTTTTAATAAGGACTAAAAAAGaactattaaaaaatgttactcATATTTGTGAGCATTAGAATATACATACATGTATATATTATAACCAAACTATACTTTAGCCATTGAGTTTATTTATTACTCTTAACAAcaacacacaaatatataatgGTAGCTTTAGGGTTAGCAAGTTGTGAAGCATGATACATAATTTTATGCAAATTGTTAGAGTCTTCCAAATCTTTATATTAACTCTATatgaattagaaaaaaaaaacaattgagaCAAACCAGCAAATGATGACACCATGAGTAACACCTTCTTAGTTTAGTTTCTTTTGTCCTTTTTtgtgtataaaaatattttaagtgatGAACATTAAGTGATTCCTTCGTTTTCTGTTAAGTCAAAACGACTTAtctcactttttattttttttttattatgtcttTAAGGATGTTGTAATACTCCAAGCTACTTGCAGCTAAAAACAAAACTTCAAACTATGGGCcattaaatataaaactaaaagaataacaaattaattaaatgCATTATGTTGCTTTTGGCAAGAGAAAATAATTTGACAAGTGGTTTAAGTTGTATTTGGAAAAAGTCAAATCATTTTGTGTTGTTTGGGTTAGATCGAAAAAGGATAGAAATTGTCAAAccccaaaaattattttagagaatattaattaattttcttttcagtGATCTGATAAATGTTAATTAcagtgtattttttaaaattgagtattaattttatttattttagaataattttgtatatatttgtttaaaataaaatttaaaattaaaagagatattttggtacatgtaattaatttaaataaataaactgaAAACAATAAGCAGTTGCAATTTAGAGTGGAAACGAACAGTTTAAATCGAAGAAAAATAATGCAAAAACATCAAGTTAACATATTTAagaaagtttaaattaaaaaagtaacatTAAAGACgatattaactaaaaaaattgagaggtcttgaaaatataaaaaataataatgacgAAAACAACGAGAAGTGTCTTGCgaaaaaaaatccaatatttttttttttacttgtgaGAGAGAAATAGAATTTGATCGGTGTAAGTGGTATCAAATTTAAGAATGACATAAGGTAGATATAGAATTTGTTTACTATACTATTGACTTTTATTGAATAgagaattttgaaaatttattttttataaattttatatttagtattaTCATGAATTTTTACATTTCAATTAGGTTGATATCTAAAAATTCTTTCATCATCTATTATCACATAAAACATATtattagaaaagaaaagaaagattaTAACATGTTATTGAAAAGGTCCAAACTAATACAAGTAGTAACATAGGGTAccatataaaattttcaaacacTTTCTCCATTTCCCTCTAATAGACCAAGGAACCAAAATAGTAGAGGAAAAAGCTTAACAAAGCAAAGAAGagtcactctccaaagtctctTATGACCAACAACAATAGCAAACTCAATGCAAGAATAACAAACACAATCTCAGGATACAAGGAGTTTTGAATCTCTCAATATACAGAAAAACTTCCAATATACTCTCTTTTGACAATAACTA harbors:
- the LOC137819553 gene encoding type I inositol polyphosphate 5-phosphatase 12-like isoform X1; translated protein: MLLSISLIRYDACMDVTDSDHKFVQCKFNVKISHIDRSIRRKEFGVIMKSNEKIRSVLEDLCYVPEATLSPNSLVLQNMDTSFLLITNRSTKDKAIYKITCQGISIVKNDGHAPEYSPRGGFGFPRWLELKYHNTGREKDCLPQVGQWNMMNKKMENGGTVNNWFCINFSKSVQDSVSRGFCYELAQMCYISGMTCLLDCLTHLFHVIRHLIPSQLSHRLVLALIKWRKI
- the LOC137819553 gene encoding type I inositol polyphosphate 5-phosphatase 12-like isoform X3, translating into MLLSISLIRYDACMDVTDSDHKFVQCKFNVKISHIDRSIRRKEFGVIMKSNEKIRSVLEDLCYVPEATLSPNSLVLQNMDTSFLLITNRSTKDKAIYKITCQGISIVKNDGHAPEYSPRGGFGFPRWLELKYHNTGREKDCLPQVGQWNMMNKKMENGGTVNNWFCINFSKSVQDSVSRGFCYELAQMCYISGMT
- the LOC137819553 gene encoding type I inositol polyphosphate 5-phosphatase 12-like isoform X2; amino-acid sequence: MLLSISLIRYDACMDVTDSDHKFVQCKFNVKISHIDRSIRRKEFGVIMKSNEKIRSVLEDLCYVPEATLSPNSLVLQNMDTSFLLITNRSTKDKAIYKITCQGISIVKNDGHAPEYSPRGGFGFPRWLELKYHNTGREKDCLPQVGQWNMMNKKMENGGTVNNWFCINFSKSVQDSVSRGFCYELAQMCYISGMTWFVYILFNQVLYIWHDI